A genomic stretch from Sporocytophaga myxococcoides DSM 11118 includes:
- a CDS encoding molybdopterin-dependent oxidoreductase — protein MKPNVDDNLKDISNQEMRRATIKSLAGFAFGALGLLGSIKWLVAGTDADGLSRPLRKILEANRKVAGIIFSNKNLAPVFPKERAASEPRLNGNIGLESSIDVDDWILNVQNNTLIRGMNKSSMKLTLDEIKKLPKTEITFEFKCIEGWSEISNWGGTKFSDFMLAYGLGGFTDHGHDNLLTEHVSLETPDGGYYVGLDMESALHPQTLLCYEMNGKPLLAEHGAPLRLMVPCKYGIKSIKRIGKIAFVGNRPADYWAERGYDYYAGL, from the coding sequence ATGAAGCCTAACGTTGATGACAATCTTAAAGATATTTCTAATCAAGAGATGCGCAGAGCAACCATCAAGTCTCTTGCTGGATTTGCCTTTGGCGCTTTGGGCTTGTTGGGTAGTATCAAATGGCTTGTTGCAGGTACAGACGCAGATGGCTTGTCACGACCGTTGAGAAAGATCCTCGAAGCTAATAGAAAAGTTGCCGGTATAATTTTTAGCAATAAAAATCTTGCACCGGTTTTCCCAAAGGAGAGGGCCGCTTCAGAGCCTAGGCTTAACGGTAACATTGGCCTCGAAAGTTCAATAGACGTTGATGATTGGATATTGAACGTTCAGAACAATACATTGATTCGTGGCATGAATAAATCATCCATGAAATTGACTCTGGATGAAATTAAAAAACTTCCTAAAACTGAAATTACTTTTGAGTTTAAATGCATTGAAGGGTGGAGTGAAATCTCAAATTGGGGCGGTACTAAATTCTCCGACTTTATGCTTGCTTATGGCTTGGGAGGGTTTACAGATCACGGACATGATAATTTGCTTACTGAGCATGTAAGTCTTGAGACTCCAGACGGAGGTTATTATGTAGGGCTTGATATGGAAAGTGCTTTACACCCTCAGACTTTACTTTGTTATGAGATGAATGGTAAACCTCTCCTTGCTGAGCATGGAGCACCGCTGCGACTGATGGTACCTTGTAAATATGGAATCAAAAGTATCAAGCGAATAGGGAAAATAGCCTTTGTAGGTAATCGGCCAGCTGATTATTGGGCTGAAAGAGGGTATGATTATTATGCTGGGTTATAA
- a CDS encoding cytochrome b/b6 domain-containing protein — protein sequence MTIVKKKHPLAIRWFHWINFPILALMLWSGLWIYWANDEYRIEAGGKVIFKFFPEGFYQVFDIPFNLAEGMAWHFVFMWVFMLNGFAYVCYTLFSGEWKYLVPGKDSFKNAIKVTLHDIGLRKELPAATKFNGAQQIAYTSIIIFGAGSIITGMAIYKPVQLSWITSFLGGYKTARLIHFCLALSYVFFFVIHVVQVIRAGWNNFRAMVTGFEVVAVNKNAKENEA from the coding sequence ATGACTATAGTCAAAAAGAAACACCCTCTGGCAATAAGATGGTTTCACTGGATAAACTTTCCGATACTTGCGCTAATGCTTTGGAGTGGCCTTTGGATCTACTGGGCCAATGATGAATATCGTATTGAAGCAGGAGGTAAAGTGATTTTTAAATTTTTTCCTGAAGGTTTTTATCAAGTCTTCGATATACCATTTAATCTTGCTGAAGGCATGGCATGGCACTTTGTATTCATGTGGGTATTTATGTTGAACGGATTTGCTTATGTATGTTATACACTCTTCTCTGGTGAATGGAAATATCTGGTTCCGGGCAAAGACTCTTTTAAGAATGCAATAAAAGTGACACTTCATGACATCGGCCTTAGAAAAGAACTTCCGGCAGCAACAAAATTTAACGGTGCGCAACAGATAGCCTACACAAGTATTATAATATTCGGAGCTGGTTCAATTATCACAGGTATGGCTATTTACAAGCCTGTGCAGCTGTCTTGGATTACTTCTTTTCTTGGAGGCTATAAAACTGCAAGGCTAATTCATTTCTGCCTCGCTCTAAGTTATGTTTTCTTTTTTGTTATTCATGTAGTGCAGGTAATCAGGGCAGGATGGAACAATTTCAGAGCAATGGTTACAGGTTTTGAAGTGGTGGCTGTAAATAAAAATGCTAAAGAAAATGAAGCCTAA
- a CDS encoding GyrI-like domain-containing protein: METKLIPSKNYLCYTTQTTLNKLHEFADQAVDGVYEAVAKGGLKAVGPMEFIYFDCSNDRDKEFTLEIALPVETGMEFKSEIHKIKKIENFKCLSHTHNGDLLNLPGIYQQLFEKVYKSGIKPTNQVREVYKSFSGMESNDNITEIQIGIN; encoded by the coding sequence ATGGAAACCAAACTCATCCCATCCAAAAATTATCTTTGTTATACTACCCAAACAACATTAAACAAATTACATGAATTTGCAGATCAAGCTGTCGATGGGGTATATGAAGCAGTCGCAAAAGGCGGGTTAAAAGCTGTCGGCCCGATGGAATTCATCTACTTCGATTGTTCGAACGACAGAGACAAAGAATTTACGCTGGAAATTGCGTTACCAGTAGAGACCGGTATGGAATTTAAAAGCGAAATTCACAAAATTAAAAAAATTGAAAACTTTAAATGCTTGTCTCATACCCACAACGGGGATTTATTGAACCTTCCAGGCATTTATCAGCAACTCTTTGAAAAAGTATATAAAAGCGGAATCAAGCCTACAAACCAGGTAAGAGAAGTTTATAAAAGTTTTTCAGGTATGGAATCTAATGATAATATTACCGAAATTCAGATCGGAATAAATTAA
- a CDS encoding LIC_13387 family protein, with translation MNVKILLRIASGLLIFHLVAHTLGHSGWKRAEEPLKQEIINKMVGHEFPFMGVNRSMGDYYEGYGYASTVALAFMAAVLWLISGAVNSNKELSHKILLSLSLALLFWGGIEFIYFFPFAASITLLACLLTLASAIQLRGNK, from the coding sequence ATGAATGTTAAGATACTTTTAAGAATTGCTTCCGGGCTACTGATCTTTCATTTGGTTGCTCACACCTTAGGTCATTCGGGATGGAAACGCGCTGAAGAACCCTTGAAGCAGGAAATAATAAACAAAATGGTCGGTCATGAATTCCCATTTATGGGAGTAAACAGAAGTATGGGCGATTATTACGAAGGCTATGGCTATGCATCAACAGTGGCTCTGGCTTTTATGGCTGCTGTTTTGTGGTTAATTTCCGGCGCTGTAAATTCCAATAAAGAATTAAGCCATAAAATTCTCTTATCATTGTCTCTTGCACTTCTATTCTGGGGAGGAATAGAGTTTATATATTTTTTCCCCTTTGCAGCATCTATTACTTTGCTTGCCTGCCTTCTCACTCTTGCATCTGCTATCCAGCTAAGAGGAAATAAATAA
- a CDS encoding glycoside hydrolase family 3 N-terminal domain-containing protein produces MRYILAGTLVCIALFAIFSFNSSVPSERKNTDPRVEELLARMSLEEKIGQMTQINITKIITDSLAAAYDSATTLVIDTNKVIHYVTKYHVGSFLNGRAMTPDVWYRFTNQLQRVNMRYSKNKIPIIYGVDHVHGSSYLSNGTIFPHNINIACSFDTTFAYEEGWITATETADLYHRWVFAPVFDLGKNKYWGRYYETFGEDPYLISKMGAAYVRGLQGNTEIAPYKAAACAKHFLGYSDPKSGWDRSPAEIPDQALREFYLPPFKAAVEAGVKTVMINSGEINGIPVHANYDILTKLLRNELGFEGIAVTDWMDIIALQKMHYVAENEKEATFLAISAGVDMAMVPLNTDFCDHLLALVKEGRISEERINQSVRRILKVKFDIGLFDQPYPRNDRFYKIGSKEHRAKALKAAKESLVLMKNDQNLLPIKPSPKTILVIGETADKKIPLCGGWTYRFMAKSEYWFPKDMKTIYGALKEEFADSKVIFAKENEIKKLAPSADIIIAAAGEESAYAETDGSINDLELSESQVSLIKTAIATGKPVVLVLTEGRPRIISKIYDQCKAVLFAGLPGVEGAQAIAEVLSGKTNPSGKLSFTYPYKQGHIIPYNHKQSEYSILRPVGEELKRFAICEFGQGLSYTRFSYTKINLSDTVISSSGKITAKVTVSNVGKIAGKESVLWFLTDEYGSITRPVKELKYFEKRELQPGQSMEFSFNIEPGKHLGFPDKEGKKLLEPGYFTLTVGDHKARFRLK; encoded by the coding sequence ATGCGTTACATTTTAGCAGGAACTTTAGTCTGCATAGCTTTATTTGCCATATTTTCATTTAATTCATCGGTACCTTCTGAAAGGAAAAATACTGATCCTCGTGTAGAAGAATTGTTGGCCAGAATGTCTCTGGAAGAAAAAATTGGTCAGATGACCCAGATTAATATTACCAAAATTATTACTGATTCACTTGCTGCAGCTTATGATTCAGCTACCACTCTGGTCATAGATACCAATAAAGTCATACATTATGTTACAAAATATCATGTTGGTTCTTTCCTAAATGGAAGGGCAATGACACCTGATGTCTGGTACAGGTTTACCAATCAGCTTCAACGTGTCAATATGCGGTATTCAAAGAATAAAATTCCAATCATATATGGCGTAGATCATGTTCATGGTAGCAGTTATTTAAGTAATGGCACCATATTTCCTCACAATATTAATATTGCCTGTTCCTTTGATACAACCTTTGCTTATGAAGAAGGATGGATCACAGCTACAGAAACTGCCGACTTATACCATCGCTGGGTATTCGCTCCTGTATTCGATCTTGGAAAAAATAAATATTGGGGAAGGTACTATGAAACTTTTGGAGAAGATCCTTATCTGATCTCTAAAATGGGGGCTGCATACGTGCGAGGACTACAGGGAAACACTGAAATTGCACCATACAAAGCAGCTGCATGTGCAAAACATTTCCTTGGATATTCAGATCCAAAATCCGGTTGGGATAGGTCACCTGCTGAAATTCCCGATCAGGCACTAAGAGAGTTTTACCTTCCTCCATTCAAAGCCGCTGTGGAGGCTGGTGTTAAGACAGTCATGATCAACAGTGGTGAAATCAATGGAATACCTGTGCATGCAAACTATGACATTCTTACTAAGCTTCTGAGAAATGAACTCGGCTTTGAAGGCATTGCAGTAACCGACTGGATGGACATTATCGCATTGCAGAAAATGCACTATGTGGCAGAAAACGAAAAGGAAGCTACCTTCCTTGCCATAAGTGCTGGGGTTGATATGGCAATGGTTCCGTTAAATACGGACTTTTGTGATCATCTGCTTGCATTGGTAAAGGAGGGAAGAATCAGTGAAGAAAGAATCAATCAGTCGGTACGTCGTATTCTTAAAGTAAAGTTTGATATAGGTCTCTTTGATCAGCCTTACCCGAGAAATGACAGGTTTTATAAAATTGGTTCTAAAGAGCACAGAGCAAAAGCTCTGAAAGCAGCAAAAGAATCTTTGGTGCTGATGAAAAACGATCAGAACTTGCTACCAATTAAACCTAGCCCAAAGACAATACTGGTAATAGGCGAAACTGCAGATAAAAAGATTCCTCTTTGTGGTGGATGGACATACAGGTTCATGGCTAAAAGTGAATACTGGTTTCCTAAAGACATGAAGACAATTTATGGGGCTCTTAAAGAAGAGTTTGCTGATTCAAAGGTCATATTTGCAAAAGAGAATGAAATAAAAAAACTAGCTCCTTCTGCAGATATAATTATAGCAGCAGCTGGCGAAGAAAGCGCATATGCAGAAACAGATGGCAGTATTAATGATCTGGAACTTTCCGAATCTCAGGTCTCATTGATAAAGACTGCAATAGCTACAGGAAAACCTGTTGTATTAGTACTTACAGAAGGTAGGCCAAGGATTATTAGTAAGATTTATGATCAGTGTAAAGCTGTTCTGTTTGCAGGCCTTCCCGGAGTGGAGGGAGCCCAAGCCATAGCAGAAGTTCTTAGCGGAAAGACCAATCCGAGTGGAAAGCTTTCTTTTACTTATCCGTACAAGCAGGGGCATATTATCCCATACAATCACAAACAAAGTGAATATTCAATATTAAGACCGGTAGGAGAGGAATTAAAAAGATTTGCTATATGTGAATTCGGTCAGGGATTAAGTTATACAAGGTTTTCATATACTAAAATAAATCTTAGCGATACAGTGATTAGTTCTTCGGGAAAAATAACGGCAAAAGTAACTGTTTCAAATGTTGGTAAAATAGCAGGTAAAGAATCAGTACTTTGGTTTCTCACTGATGAATATGGATCAATAACCAGACCTGTCAAAGAACTTAAGTATTTTGAGAAAAGGGAATTGCAGCCAGGACAATCCATGGAATTTAGTTTTAACATTGAACCTGGAAAGCATTTGGGGTTTCCAGACAAAGAGGGTAAAAAACTTTTGGAACCTGGATATTTTACTCTTACTGTAGGAGATCACAAAGCAAGATTCAGATTGAAATAA
- a CDS encoding CARDB domain-containing protein, whose amino-acid sequence MKKNKIFILKFLLLALFQGGNSLQSAAQVDTIDFPQADLYRAGQDIYPQTVEPGSGITVFSKVLNAGFGTAGSSRTDYYLTADTSWSFPNKGEAYFLGSSYLPSLQPQYSVLDSTYLSIPKDIIAGNYFLVSFTDAGNEVYETNEFNNKFVSSLNVGQSSSVDLYPSYISVSDSTTNSKAVVILKENNLGTDFSGGYEVGYYISKDSTLDSFDYLLGTRKSDGLTGNSSTYSDFGLTVPSDLQGWYYMIAALDVYNTVSETQEYNNTIAKPFYISSGGGSADLVLDSISYSTKNGVIPGGEIYLSFTERNIGTTVAGQHYTNLYLSKDNYLDGGDIVLSSSYVYEINPNEGTYRYETATIPPNVAAGDYFLLGQSDIYNYVSESNEKNNTLILPLTIGSSNADLTTVLFDSTITINQGEYFYVNGYLSNIGTGFASSSYVGFYLSKDTQLDDNDALVQYQYFDYLYPNNLSYFYTPIYTGGTGAGQYYLIAKADYLNYVSESNEENNIAVLRVNIVEPSIDLSITNLYSNNSVLRTGDYNYLSYSIFNSGTSYAGSSYTNYYLSKDSIADDSDYFLGQNYENSLAPGGSNYNSAGFYISPSVSEGEYFLIAKGDVYNYVIETNESNNEAFIKVQVKAPSYDIAISNLTKSAEIATVGSGIYVSFSETNLGDVAFPYHYSGFVLSTDTIYNDSTDFNVGNYYGYDLYPGNTNYYNQYLFIPSHVPAGNYYLIAKTDSYNQFKETNEYNNSSFTRIRIITPNVDLSVNTQRVNPTKAVAGSNINVSGYLYNHGTESSYSTGLDFYISKSENLTDSATYLGFYYSSSVSPETSIPFNQSLYLPEYLAAGDYYIIFVADGSKNQPEMNENNNIVSKKISIEAATRELFVKSASVSSKATVEQTVYFKATISNSGNSDIGYFNLGYYLSNDETLSSEDLFIGTASIPGMLSKSSIPVSGEFKVPYYISEGSYKLLFVADNYNYVRETNEANNTLAKALQVTNPYGAQNNQDTISEPAFAAPVVAISVVPNPVGDFINVTVQTTEASTLATYELYDSFGNKFKDGSQNITNGKFSIPASDVKLGVYLLKVAYESKVETIRIIKE is encoded by the coding sequence ATGAAAAAAAACAAGATTTTTATCTTAAAATTTCTGCTGCTGGCTCTTTTCCAGGGCGGGAATTCGCTTCAATCGGCGGCCCAGGTGGATACCATTGATTTTCCCCAAGCCGACCTTTACCGGGCAGGTCAGGACATATATCCTCAGACTGTTGAGCCGGGATCAGGAATCACAGTTTTTAGTAAAGTATTAAATGCAGGATTTGGTACAGCCGGTTCCAGCAGGACTGACTATTACCTAACGGCAGATACCTCATGGTCTTTTCCGAATAAAGGGGAAGCATATTTTTTGGGCTCTTCTTACCTGCCTTCTCTTCAACCTCAATATTCAGTATTAGACAGTACCTATCTTTCGATTCCGAAAGATATAATCGCTGGCAATTATTTTCTCGTTTCTTTTACAGATGCAGGCAACGAAGTTTATGAAACTAATGAATTCAACAACAAATTTGTATCATCATTAAATGTTGGCCAATCATCTTCAGTTGACCTTTACCCTAGTTACATTTCAGTTTCTGACAGCACAACTAATTCAAAGGCTGTTGTAATCCTTAAAGAAAATAATTTAGGAACTGATTTTTCAGGAGGTTATGAAGTGGGATATTACATTTCAAAAGATTCCACTCTGGATAGTTTTGACTACCTTCTTGGAACCAGAAAATCTGATGGTCTGACTGGTAATAGCTCAACTTATTCAGACTTCGGTCTTACAGTCCCTTCGGATTTACAGGGCTGGTACTACATGATAGCTGCCCTGGATGTGTACAATACAGTATCAGAAACTCAGGAATATAATAACACCATTGCTAAACCTTTTTATATTTCTTCAGGTGGTGGTAGTGCTGATCTCGTTCTCGACAGTATCTCTTACTCAACTAAGAATGGAGTTATACCAGGAGGAGAAATATACCTAAGCTTTACAGAAAGAAACATAGGAACCACTGTGGCTGGTCAACACTATACTAATTTATATCTTTCTAAAGATAATTATCTGGATGGTGGTGATATTGTCTTAAGCTCAAGCTATGTATATGAAATTAACCCTAATGAGGGAACTTACAGATACGAAACTGCTACCATTCCTCCAAACGTTGCAGCGGGAGATTATTTTTTACTAGGTCAATCGGACATTTATAACTATGTATCAGAAAGTAATGAAAAAAATAATACATTGATTCTACCTCTTACAATTGGTTCTTCCAATGCAGATTTAACTACTGTATTATTTGATAGTACTATTACTATTAATCAGGGTGAATACTTTTATGTAAATGGATATTTGAGCAATATAGGAACTGGCTTTGCGTCTTCAAGTTATGTAGGCTTTTATTTATCAAAAGACACTCAACTTGACGACAACGACGCTTTAGTACAGTACCAATATTTTGATTATCTGTATCCGAATAACTTAAGTTATTTTTATACGCCTATCTATACAGGAGGAACAGGAGCTGGTCAGTACTATCTTATAGCAAAAGCTGATTACCTGAATTATGTTTCTGAATCTAATGAAGAGAATAATATCGCGGTTTTACGAGTAAATATAGTTGAACCAAGTATTGATTTATCTATTACAAATCTGTATTCTAATAATTCAGTATTAAGAACTGGTGATTATAATTATTTATCTTACTCTATATTCAACAGCGGTACATCTTATGCAGGATCAAGTTATACTAATTATTATCTTTCTAAAGATTCTATTGCGGATGATAGTGATTATTTCTTGGGCCAAAACTACGAAAACTCTCTCGCACCTGGCGGCTCAAATTATAACTCTGCAGGATTTTACATATCACCTTCAGTTTCCGAAGGAGAATACTTTTTGATTGCTAAAGGAGATGTTTATAATTACGTAATTGAGACCAATGAGTCCAATAATGAAGCCTTCATTAAAGTGCAGGTAAAAGCTCCATCTTATGATATCGCTATCAGTAATCTAACCAAATCTGCTGAAATAGCAACTGTAGGATCGGGCATCTATGTTTCATTTAGTGAAACTAACCTTGGTGATGTAGCATTCCCTTACCACTATTCAGGATTTGTATTATCTACCGACACCATCTATAATGATTCCACCGACTTTAACGTTGGCAACTATTATGGATATGACCTGTATCCTGGAAATACAAACTATTACAACCAGTATCTATTCATACCATCCCATGTTCCTGCGGGAAATTATTATCTGATTGCAAAAACGGATTCATACAACCAATTCAAGGAGACTAATGAATATAATAATTCTTCATTTACCAGAATAAGAATCATTACTCCAAATGTTGATCTATCTGTAAATACTCAAAGGGTAAACCCTACAAAAGCAGTTGCAGGAAGCAATATTAATGTTTCAGGTTACTTGTACAACCATGGCACGGAAAGTTCATATTCTACTGGTTTAGATTTCTACATCTCTAAATCTGAAAATTTGACCGACTCTGCTACCTATTTAGGTTTTTATTATTCTAGCAGTGTATCTCCAGAAACATCTATTCCGTTTAATCAATCACTTTACCTTCCTGAATATCTTGCTGCTGGAGATTATTACATAATATTTGTCGCTGATGGTAGCAAGAATCAGCCTGAGATGAATGAAAACAATAATATTGTTTCTAAGAAAATTTCTATTGAAGCTGCAACTAGAGAGCTGTTTGTGAAGAGTGCATCTGTAAGTTCAAAGGCTACAGTAGAGCAAACAGTATATTTCAAAGCTACAATAAGCAATTCTGGAAATTCAGATATAGGTTATTTCAATCTTGGATATTACCTATCAAATGATGAAACCCTTTCTTCAGAAGATTTATTTATTGGAACAGCAAGCATTCCTGGCATGCTTTCAAAATCTTCAATACCTGTTTCAGGAGAGTTTAAAGTGCCATATTACATCTCTGAAGGAAGTTATAAATTATTATTTGTAGCGGATAATTACAACTATGTACGCGAAACAAATGAAGCCAACAATACCTTGGCTAAAGCTCTGCAAGTGACTAATCCTTATGGTGCTCAGAATAACCAAGATACTATATCTGAGCCGGCATTTGCTGCACCAGTCGTTGCAATATCAGTAGTACCAAACCCAGTTGGTGATTTCATCAACGTAACAGTACAGACTACTGAAGCTTCAACCCTTGCTACATATGAACTATATGACAGCTTCGGTAATAAATTTAAGGATGGAAGCCAGAATATTACAAATGGTAAATTCTCAATTCCAGCAAGTGATGTTAAACTAGGTGTTTATCTGCTAAAAGTAGCATATGAAAGCAAAGTTGAAACAATCAGAATTATTAAAGAATAG
- a CDS encoding thioredoxin family protein, whose product MRISGLILLLSAIAIYSCIAQSSGQKDLTGKTDIKDVDANFPWFSEGYNLYKPDSTVIKSLSNNGSKLTFIVFGGTWCGDTKRELPRFYKITDQANIKREKIALYLLNHDKKSPEKLEKKHKIHSIPTFIIFVNGKEAGRIVESPHNSLEKDLLEVID is encoded by the coding sequence ATGCGTATATCTGGTCTTATTTTATTACTAAGTGCCATTGCAATTTATTCCTGCATAGCACAAAGCTCCGGACAAAAAGATCTGACGGGTAAAACAGATATTAAAGATGTTGATGCAAATTTCCCATGGTTTTCAGAAGGTTATAATCTTTATAAACCCGACAGCACAGTTATAAAATCATTATCAAACAATGGAAGTAAACTTACCTTTATTGTCTTCGGAGGCACATGGTGCGGAGATACAAAAAGAGAGCTTCCAAGATTTTATAAAATCACAGATCAGGCCAATATCAAAAGAGAAAAGATAGCATTGTATTTACTCAACCACGATAAGAAATCACCGGAAAAGCTGGAAAAAAAACATAAAATACATTCTATACCAACCTTTATTATTTTTGTGAATGGCAAAGAAGCCGGAAGAATTGTAGAAAGCCCGCACAACAGTCTGGAAAAAGATCTGCTTGAAGTTATAGATTAA
- a CDS encoding sensor histidine kinase encodes MFNELTSLKIQAAELTAIIECIPDAVYIGGPNGILRANRKALDMLGFDTLEELNQEIEVLADKIKTRDLYTGRRLTTEEEPFYKAFFGESNERDVLITHIKSGKEIIVRCSAAPVIADGQIIAAIAINTDITEKIQYKRELESAIKKLKKQNEELDKFVYTTSHDLKAPLNTIDPILQIVKDENKSVLKKDSVHLLDMAIKKVRDMSDFIHSLLKSATTLEKVKELVDLNKILNKVIASLNVPSHINIFVRHNLPAVYFHKYSLMQIFQNLLSNAIKFMDKESGVIKIDCRESDGKYIISVSDNGPGIAKHELEKIFERFGQANKDPSKDSSGLGLSIVKDILKENNSSVWAESEINEGTTFYFMISKS; translated from the coding sequence ATGTTTAATGAATTGACCAGCCTGAAAATACAGGCTGCTGAGCTTACGGCTATTATTGAATGCATTCCTGATGCAGTTTATATTGGCGGTCCTAACGGAATCCTGAGAGCAAACAGGAAAGCTTTGGATATGCTTGGTTTTGATACATTGGAGGAACTCAATCAAGAAATAGAGGTGCTAGCAGATAAGATCAAAACCAGAGATCTATATACTGGAAGGAGACTGACTACAGAAGAAGAACCTTTTTATAAAGCTTTTTTCGGTGAATCTAATGAAAGAGATGTTTTGATAACGCATATAAAATCTGGGAAAGAAATAATTGTAAGATGTTCTGCAGCCCCTGTAATTGCTGATGGTCAAATTATTGCTGCAATAGCTATCAATACTGATATTACCGAAAAGATCCAATATAAACGCGAGCTTGAAAGTGCTATCAAAAAATTGAAAAAGCAGAATGAAGAGCTGGACAAGTTTGTTTATACCACTTCTCATGATCTCAAAGCTCCACTTAACACTATTGACCCCATACTCCAGATTGTAAAGGATGAGAATAAAAGTGTGCTTAAAAAAGATTCTGTACATTTGCTTGATATGGCAATAAAGAAGGTGCGCGACATGAGCGATTTTATCCATTCATTGCTCAAATCTGCAACTACCTTAGAAAAAGTAAAAGAGCTCGTTGATCTTAACAAAATTCTCAATAAGGTTATAGCCTCGCTTAACGTACCTTCACACATAAATATTTTTGTGAGACATAATCTTCCTGCTGTATATTTTCATAAATATTCACTTATGCAAATTTTTCAAAACCTCTTATCCAATGCCATCAAGTTTATGGATAAGGAAAGTGGTGTGATAAAAATTGACTGCAGAGAATCAGACGGAAAGTATATAATATCTGTGAGTGATAATGGCCCAGGCATTGCCAAACATGAATTAGAAAAAATTTTTGAAAGGTTTGGTCAGGCGAATAAAGATCCTTCAAAGGACAGTTCTGGCCTCGGGTTATCTATTGTCAAAGATATTCTGAAAGAAAATAATAGTTCGGTTTGGGCCGAATCTGAAATTAACGAAGGCACTACTTTTTATTTTATGATTTCCAAATCGTAA
- a CDS encoding helix-turn-helix transcriptional regulator has product MNRVDRLHAILTILQSKRVVKAEELATHFNLSIRTVYRDIRALEEGGIPIGAEAGVGYFLTDGFHLPPVMFTHEEARALLLAGKLIEQQTDQGTAKSFNDALTKVRAVIDNDKKDELDSLNQKILIQPYPNSKPTVEDLNLTLIKGALINNKILKLDYSTARETTERHVEPLGICFYRTNWHLIAYCRLRKGYRDFRLDRINKINVSSETFLRIKHPTLKEYFDKMLHEEELFSVEIKVSKDILPHLQESKYNFGLIEENVEEDGAQMRFATYSLDYFSRWILMMGDRVEIISPSELRDKTLKLVENLSSHYLK; this is encoded by the coding sequence ATGAACAGAGTAGATCGTCTTCATGCGATACTTACAATACTGCAAAGCAAGAGGGTGGTAAAGGCTGAAGAGCTTGCCACCCACTTTAATCTCAGCATTCGTACCGTATACAGAGATATAAGAGCACTTGAAGAAGGCGGGATTCCTATAGGGGCAGAAGCAGGAGTCGGATATTTTCTAACAGACGGTTTTCACCTACCTCCAGTTATGTTTACCCACGAAGAAGCCAGAGCATTGCTGCTTGCAGGAAAACTCATTGAACAGCAAACAGATCAGGGAACAGCTAAAAGTTTTAATGATGCACTCACAAAAGTCAGGGCAGTCATTGACAACGACAAAAAAGATGAGCTGGACAGCTTGAATCAAAAAATTCTTATTCAACCATACCCAAACTCCAAACCAACGGTTGAGGATTTAAATCTGACGCTCATAAAGGGCGCTTTGATTAATAATAAGATTTTAAAACTGGATTATTCCACTGCCAGAGAAACTACAGAGCGTCATGTAGAGCCATTAGGTATCTGTTTTTATCGCACAAACTGGCACCTGATTGCATACTGCAGGTTAAGAAAGGGCTACAGAGATTTTCGCCTTGACAGAATCAACAAAATAAATGTTTCCTCAGAAACCTTTCTGAGAATCAAACATCCTACCCTCAAAGAATACTTTGATAAAATGCTGCATGAAGAAGAACTTTTTTCTGTAGAAATTAAAGTCAGCAAAGATATTCTCCCCCACCTTCAGGAAAGCAAATATAACTTTGGCTTGATCGAAGAAAACGTGGAAGAAGATGGAGCACAAATGCGGTTTGCTACCTATAGTCTAGACTATTTCTCAAGGTGGATATTGATGATGGGAGATAGAGTGGAAATAATATCACCTTCGGAACTCCGAGATAAAACTCTAAAGCTCGTGGAAAACTTATCTTCTCATTATTTAAAATGA